GAGATTATATTAATTGGTGCTACAGCCATAGGTAGAGATTTAGCGCCAAGGATATCAGCTAGAATACACACTGGTTTAACCGCAGATTGCACAAGCTTAGAAATTGAAGAGGAAACAAAAAATCTCCTAATGACAAGACCAGCATTTGGAGGCAATATTATGGCCACTATCATTTGTCCAGAGCATAGACCGCAAATGTCAACAGTAAGACCTGGAGTTATGGTTAAAAGAACTAGGGATGAAGGAAGAAACGGAGAAATTATAGAACTTAAACCAGCCCTAAATGAAGATGATATGAATGTTGAGATAATAGAGGTAGTTAAAGAATCAAAGAAAAAAGTAAAGATTGAGGAAGCTAATGTACTAGTATCTGGTGGAAGAGGATTAGGCAAAAAAGAAAGCTTTGAACCATTAGAAAAATTAGCCAAAGAATTAGGTGGTTTAGTATCTGGTTCTAGAGCAGTTGTTGATGCAGGGTGGATAGAAAGAGAATATCAGGTAGGGCAAACTGGAAAAACTGTAAGACCAGACCTTTATATAGCTTGTGGTATTTCGGGCGCAATCCAGCACGTAACAGGTATGGAAGAATCTGAATTAATAATAGCTATTAATAAAAATGCGGATGCTCCTATATTTGAGTTGGCAGATGTTGGAATTGTAGGAGATGTTAATAAAGTGATTCCGGCATTAATAGATGCTTTAAAAAATTCTAAATAATAAATGTAAAGACAGAGGGACGTTTCTATTGTGTGAAAAAGAGAGGGAACTTTAATCGTCTTGATAGAATAAAAGATAAAGGGGCTGTCTCAAAATAGATAACTTGTCTAGGACTGAGACAGTCTCATGGTTGAAACAAGATTTATCATGAGAAGTCAGCAGAGGTCATAGTACTAGAGCAGTCATAAATGCTTTGGGAAGGACTGAACAATAGGAGGTCTTAGAAACTTGAAGAATTCGAGAGATATACAAAGATTGCAGAAAACTTCATATGAAGACTGGTCATGGCAGGTAGGAATGGAATTCCAAGAAACCATGGGAGTGCATAGTATTCCTACGGCATTCGAAAGTGGAAGAGACGATGGAAAATTATACGCCGATAGGCTCCTTGAGAAAATATTGGACAGAGATAATCTAAAACTTGCTTTTAAGAGAGTTAAAGCCAATAAGGGAAGTCATGGAGTAGATGGAATGAAGGTGGATGAACTTCCACAATTTCTAAAACAAAATGTCCGAACACTCAAGGAAAGTATATCGGAGGAGACATATCGTCCCAAGCCGGTTAGGCGGGTAGAAATACCAAAGCCTGATGGGGGAATAAGACTACTTGGTATTCCAACGGTAGTTGATAGAATGATTCAACAGGCAATTGCACAAATCTTAAGCCCGATACTTGAAAAAACCTTTTCAGAGAATAGCTATGGATTCAGACCTAAAAAAAAGCAAAACAAGCAATCAACAAAGCAAAAGAATATATGGGGCATTGATATAAATGGGTTGTAGACATAGACCTTGCAAAATATTTCGATACCGTAAATCATGATAAGCTCATGGCATTAGTCGCCAGAGAAATCAAAGATAAAAGGGTATTAAAGCTCATCAGACTATTTCTACAAAGTGGAGTGATGATAAACGGAGTATACATAGATACGGAAGGAGGATGTCCTCAAGGGGGACCCTTAAGTCCGTTGCTTAGTAATATCATGCTCACAGAATTTGACAGAGAGCTTGAAAAGCGGGGGTATAAATTCTGCCGCTACGCGGATGATTGTAATATCTTCGTCAAAAGTGCAGTGGATAGACCATGGAGAAGGAAATTTCTAGGGTTTACCTTCTATCAATTTTACGGAAAGATAGGGATAAAAGTACATCAAAAATCCATAAACAAGTTCAAGAACAAAATAAAAGAAATCACCTCAAGAAGCAGTGGGAAAAGCATGAAATATAGAATGGAAAAGCTAAAACAGTGCGTAATTGGGTGGATTAACTACTTTAGAATAGCAGACATAAGCAAGCTAACAAGAAAACTTGATGAATGGACGAGACGAAGGATTAGAATGTGCTTTTGGAAGCAATGGAAAAAGATTAAAACCAAGCATGATAACCTAGTAAGACTTGGAACCAGTGAACCAAAAGCATGGGAATACGCCAATACAAGGAAATGCTACTGGAGAATCTTCAATAGCCCTATTCTTAAAGCAACTCTTACAAACACTTATCTCGAAAGCATAGGATATACAAGTATTCATAAAAGATATAAACAAGTACATTAGTTCCTGTTGAACCGCCGTATACCGAACGGTACGTACGGTGGTGTGAGAGGTCGGTAGATAAAATAATTATCTACCTCCTACTCGATTGAATCTATTTAATAAAGGAGGACGAAACAACATCTTTCAAAACACTACTTGGAATTTCAAACTCTATTATGCCAGATGAATAAGGGGCTATATCATATTGTCCAAAATATATAAATAATTTTCCATCTTTAATAAAGAAAGATTGATCATCACTAATACCACTAAACAGTTCTACTTCATCTGGGAAAAACTTATCTGGATTTTCTTTTATTTGTTTTTGTATCTCTTCATTAATTACCTTTTTATAGTTACTTCCTTCTTTAAAGAAGTCTCCTAAGGCAATTTCTTTACCAGTTGTTAAGTCGAAGTTGTATAGAACTTTGACGCTCATACCATGAGCACCACCGGTGTATTGATAATTTAAAGTTGTTACGCTTATTAGATTATTATTTGCTGTATGAACTTCGTAATTTATTAGTAATTCATATTTACGAAGCTCTATATTGGATTTTTTGGCATCTTTAAAATCATTTTCAGCCATTTGTGACATTTCTTCTTTTATTTTTAATGCGTCTTCTTCAATAATTGTGTTTATTTCATCTAAAATCTCTTTATTATTATCATTAGAGAATACAGGAAGTTTAATACTACTTTCTAATGCTTCATTATCATCAGATATTGATTTGGTTTCTACTTCTAATTTTCGCACTATATTTTGCTGTGTATTATTATTGGTTGATAGTGTTATTCCATTTGCACAACCTGCAGTTATTGAAGTAATCAACATAAGCATTACAGGGATAAAAAACTTTCTTTTCATAAATATCTCTCCTATCAAATTATATTTAACATTTTAAAGCATAATAAGACTTAATACCTAAAGTTTTATGGTATGTATTAGTTTTGTTATCTGTATTTTAATATTATACTTTTTGCTTTAATGCAAGAGCGACTAAACGCATTAGGATACAGAGATCAATATGGCAGACGATTGCTCGAAGATGGAAAGTTTGGTAAAAATACTGAAGCAGCAGTAAATATTTTCAAAGATGAGAATGGACTATGGAACTATGGAGAATATATGGTAGCATATTAGGAGAAATAAGTTATAGTTTCTGCGAAGATTTCTCAGATGGAATGGGTGAAATTCAGCTCGATACCTACGGACTATGGAGATATATAGATTCCACAGGAAAGGTAGTTGTTGGTCCCAAATTTGAGTTTGCATATCAATTTAACAATGGAATTGCAGAGGTATGGCAAAATGGTAAACTTGGGTATATAAATAAATCAGGTAAGTTTATTTGGAAACCAACATACTAGAATAAATTTTGAAGTCTAGGTGTAATGGGTGACAAGTTTCTTCTGTGAAAAAGCATTAGGGTTTTAACTATGAATATGTAATATTATAGTAATTCACAATGAAGAAATGATTCTTTTAACACAATGTGCTAAAAGAATCATTCCTTGTTTTGTAATTTACTCCTCCACTAATGCCACAGCCCGAATAGGGGATCCAGAGCCATCACGGATTTTAAGAGGTAACCCAAAATATAAAAATCTTTTATTTACCAGCTTATCAAGATTACATAGGTTTTCTGTATTTGTAATGTCGTACTCTCCACATACTAAATGTCCAGAAAAGTCTAGATCATCTGGATGATCTATGGCTGGAGCATCCACTCCGATATTTACAACACCCTTTTCTGCAAGCCACTTTGCAGCGTTATAACTAAGTCCTGTATATGTGGTTTGCCACTTATCTGTACCAAAATTCCTATCATAATGACCTGTGTATAGAAGGATAATATCCCCACGCTCCAGTCTTTGTCCAGATTTAGAGAGGGCAGTTTCTAAATCATTAGGTTCGATTTTCCTTATAGGTGGTATGTGGGATAAGTCTATACATATGGCACTTCCCCAAAAATACTCTAGAGGCATTTTGTCTATAGTAGCACCAGAGGGTTTATACTCCCACACAGCATCACAGTGGGTTCCGCCATGCTCGCTAATAAGCAGGTTTCGTGCGGAGAAACCTAATTTTTTACTTCCTGTGGCCTCCATGTTTTCTTTATGGGTCATATTAGTCATTATAAAAGTTGGTTGATGCATTGGAAAAACTGACATTCCTTGAAAAATCTCCTGAGACAAATCAATTAAACGTAAAGCCATTTTTATTGCTCCTTTCTTATTATAGGTTGTTTGTAATTTCATCATATACCTAAAAATCTTAACATATTATTTATATGAAGTATTTGTTTACTAAAATTACTTCTAAGCCTAGAAAGGAATAATTAAGATTGAGTGAGTTGTATATACAATACCACTTAATTTAATATAATCCTTCTTTTATTTTATCTCATAGTATCTTAGTAATTTTAAAAAAATTCATAGATTAATATTGAAAATTAAAGGGTTATAGTAGAGGCAATAAAGCCTATGCTTAAGTATTTAAAAATATAATCGTAGATTTTATACAAAAACCACTTAATTTAACATATTGATTTAATGGATTATTTGTAAAAAGACTCCAAAGGATAAAAAAAAATTTTATTGAAATTGTTGGTAATATTTTAAAAAATTTAAAATTTATTAAATATTGAAAAATAAATAAATATATACAAGGAGGTTTTGAAATGTCAACAGAAAAACAATATGTATTGGCTGTACCAAACTTTAGTGATGGAAGAAGAAAGGATGTAATTGAGAGTATAGTTAATGAGCTAAAAGATATAGAAGGGGTAAAGCTTGTGAGCTATGAGCCAGAACATGACTTTAACAGAACTGTTGTAACTGTAATAGGGGAGCCTGAGCCTTTAAAGGAAGCACTACTTAAGATGGCAGGGAAAAGCTATGAGCTAATAAATATGGAAGAACAAAGTGGAACCCATCCAAGAATTGGAGCCCAA
This is a stretch of genomic DNA from Alkaliphilus flagellatus. It encodes these proteins:
- a CDS encoding electron transfer flavoprotein subunit alpha/FixB family protein, which encodes MSSLGYKGIWVFAEQRDGEIRNVSLELLGKGRELADELKTELTAILVGEGIGDASKELLYYGADKVIVADHPMLNLYVTEPYTKVMCEAIKLYNPEIILIGATAIGRDLAPRISARIHTGLTADCTSLEIEEETKNLLMTRPAFGGNIMATIICPEHRPQMSTVRPGVMVKRTRDEGRNGEIIELKPALNEDDMNVEIIEVVKESKKKVKIEEANVLVSGGRGLGKKESFEPLEKLAKELGGLVSGSRAVVDAGWIEREYQVGQTGKTVRPDLYIACGISGAIQHVTGMEESELIIAINKNADAPIFELADVGIVGDVNKVIPALIDALKNSK
- a CDS encoding reverse transcriptase domain-containing protein, which codes for MKNSRDIQRLQKTSYEDWSWQVGMEFQETMGVHSIPTAFESGRDDGKLYADRLLEKILDRDNLKLAFKRVKANKGSHGVDGMKVDELPQFLKQNVRTLKESISEETYRPKPVRRVEIPKPDGGIRLLGIPTVVDRMIQQAIAQILSPILEKTFSENSYGFRPKKKQNKQSTKQKNIWGIDINGL
- a CDS encoding group II intron maturase-specific domain-containing protein — its product is MDLAKYFDTVNHDKLMALVAREIKDKRVLKLIRLFLQSGVMINGVYIDTEGGCPQGGPLSPLLSNIMLTEFDRELEKRGYKFCRYADDCNIFVKSAVDRPWRRKFLGFTFYQFYGKIGIKVHQKSINKFKNKIKEITSRSSGKSMKYRMEKLKQCVIGWINYFRIADISKLTRKLDEWTRRRIRMCFWKQWKKIKTKHDNLVRLGTSEPKAWEYANTRKCYWRIFNSPILKATLTNTYLESIGYTSIHKRYKQVH
- a CDS encoding DUF3298 and DUF4163 domain-containing protein; amino-acid sequence: MKRKFFIPVMLMLITSITAGCANGITLSTNNNTQQNIVRKLEVETKSISDDNEALESSIKLPVFSNDNNKEILDEINTIIEEDALKIKEEMSQMAENDFKDAKKSNIELRKYELLINYEVHTANNNLISVTTLNYQYTGGAHGMSVKVLYNFDLTTGKEIALGDFFKEGSNYKKVINEEIQKQIKENPDKFFPDEVELFSGISDDQSFFIKDGKLFIYFGQYDIAPYSSGIIEFEIPSSVLKDVVSSSFIK
- a CDS encoding peptidoglycan-binding domain-containing protein, producing MQERLNALGYRDQYGRRLLEDGKFGKNTEAAVNIFKDENGLWNYGEYMVAY
- a CDS encoding WG repeat-containing protein; translation: MELWRIYGSILGEISYSFCEDFSDGMGEIQLDTYGLWRYIDSTGKVVVGPKFEFAYQFNNGIAEVWQNGKLGYINKSGKFIWKPTY
- a CDS encoding cyclase family protein, whose protein sequence is MALRLIDLSQEIFQGMSVFPMHQPTFIMTNMTHKENMEATGSKKLGFSARNLLISEHGGTHCDAVWEYKPSGATIDKMPLEYFWGSAICIDLSHIPPIRKIEPNDLETALSKSGQRLERGDIILLYTGHYDRNFGTDKWQTTYTGLSYNAAKWLAEKGVVNIGVDAPAIDHPDDLDFSGHLVCGEYDITNTENLCNLDKLVNKRFLYFGLPLKIRDGSGSPIRAVALVEE